In the Candidatus Baltobacteraceae bacterium genome, one interval contains:
- a CDS encoding P-loop NTPase: MPTASEIQLGPKTNIKELVDAMPIAEQVLTKFGLHCGGCGVNKYENIEAGAKAHGLRLEPIIAALEEARRTGAVPTVSDDDRTPLRRAPGEFARRSRFKHVVPVMSGKGGVGKSLVTAMLAVGLRSQNLKVGILDADITGPSIPRLFNLREPLGLMHDPNGQPGPNGQPPPPIMVPAISRTAIEIVSSNLLSDQEDTAMIWRGPILSGVIRQFYEQVMWSDLDVLLIDLPPGTSDAPLTVLQSLAVDGVVLVTMPQALATMIVRKAANLIHQLKKPILGVVENMSYFEAPDTGKRYDVFGPSHAERVAELAHAPVLARIPIKPRLMELADAGRVEEIDDPICVELAHAMLDQLVTTPRPKKEISLI, encoded by the coding sequence ATGCCAACTGCGTCAGAAATCCAGCTCGGGCCAAAGACCAACATCAAAGAGCTCGTCGATGCCATGCCCATCGCCGAGCAAGTGCTCACCAAGTTCGGTCTCCATTGCGGCGGCTGCGGCGTCAACAAGTACGAAAACATCGAAGCCGGAGCGAAAGCGCATGGCCTGCGCCTCGAGCCGATTATCGCGGCACTCGAGGAAGCGCGGCGCACTGGTGCTGTTCCGACCGTCTCTGACGACGACCGGACGCCCTTGCGCCGAGCCCCCGGCGAGTTCGCACGCCGCTCGCGTTTCAAGCACGTCGTACCTGTCATGTCGGGCAAAGGCGGGGTCGGAAAGTCGCTCGTCACGGCGATGCTCGCCGTCGGCTTGCGCTCGCAGAATCTCAAGGTCGGCATTCTCGATGCGGACATCACCGGTCCGTCGATACCGCGTCTTTTCAATCTTCGTGAACCGCTCGGACTCATGCACGATCCCAATGGACAACCCGGTCCGAACGGACAACCGCCGCCGCCGATCATGGTGCCCGCGATCTCGCGCACCGCGATTGAAATCGTCTCCTCTAATCTGCTGAGCGATCAAGAAGACACGGCGATGATTTGGCGCGGCCCCATTCTCTCGGGCGTCATTCGGCAGTTCTACGAGCAGGTGATGTGGAGCGACCTGGACGTGTTGCTCATCGACTTACCACCCGGGACTTCGGATGCGCCTCTTACGGTGCTGCAGTCGCTCGCCGTCGACGGCGTCGTACTCGTAACGATGCCGCAAGCGCTCGCGACGATGATCGTGCGCAAAGCTGCGAACCTCATTCACCAGCTCAAAAAACCGATTCTCGGCGTCGTCGAGAACATGTCGTACTTCGAAGCGCCCGACACCGGCAAACGTTACGACGTCTTCGGCCCTTCGCATGCCGAGCGCGTCGCCGAGCTTGCCCACGCGCCCGTTCTTGCGCGCATTCCGATCAAGCCGCGCTTGATGGAACTTGCCGATGCCGGACGCGTCGAAGAGATCGACGATCCTATTTGCGTCGAGCTCGCGCACGCGATGCTCGATCAGCTCGTCACGACGCCGCGCCCCAAGAAAGAAATCTCGCTGATATAA
- a CDS encoding MFS transporter codes for MALITFQTATVMSVLDSSIANVALPTISHELHSSPTQSIWIVNAFQIVITATIFAFASLGELIGFEYVYRTGLTLFTIGSLLCAISHSLPQLIGSRMVQGLGAAMIMGIQPGMIRRIYPPNMLGRGTGWMALTVATSAAAGPTIGGAILAIAHWSWLFMINVPIGTLDLIASFKTMPKFPTTGSWRQYDLAGAICIGLALSFFTLGVEAVAHRGTETAIAACFAICIVSLALFIQREKRAERPLVSLELFRRPAFSLSSATSACSYTAQGLAVVSLPFFFQAVLGRTPFEAGLLLTPWPLAIAVVAPFAGRLADRYPAWVLATSGLGIMALGLALLAIMPANPSAADIVWREIVAGIGFGFFQSPNNRELLSSVPRERAGTAGGMVATARLFGQSLGAALVAVVFGMLGAREVFVSGAPHAAIAHAGPVTLWIAAAIAAAGAIVSVQRAHATATGTSAKFAKS; via the coding sequence TTGGCGCTCATAACGTTCCAGACGGCAACAGTAATGTCCGTGCTCGACTCGTCGATCGCGAACGTTGCGCTGCCGACGATTTCGCACGAGCTGCACTCGTCGCCGACCCAATCGATTTGGATCGTCAACGCATTTCAGATCGTCATCACGGCCACGATCTTCGCCTTCGCATCGCTCGGCGAGCTGATCGGATTCGAATACGTTTACCGCACCGGTTTGACGCTCTTTACGATCGGGTCGTTGCTTTGTGCGATCTCGCATTCGCTGCCGCAGCTGATCGGTTCGCGTATGGTGCAAGGCCTCGGCGCCGCGATGATCATGGGAATTCAGCCGGGGATGATCCGGCGGATCTATCCACCCAACATGCTCGGACGCGGAACGGGATGGATGGCGCTCACGGTCGCGACGAGCGCGGCCGCCGGCCCGACCATCGGCGGAGCGATTCTTGCGATCGCGCATTGGTCGTGGCTGTTTATGATCAACGTTCCAATCGGAACGCTCGATCTGATCGCTTCGTTCAAGACGATGCCGAAGTTTCCAACGACAGGATCATGGCGGCAATACGATCTCGCGGGAGCAATCTGTATCGGACTCGCGCTCAGCTTCTTCACGCTCGGCGTCGAGGCCGTCGCGCATCGCGGCACGGAGACCGCGATCGCAGCCTGCTTTGCGATCTGCATCGTTTCACTCGCGCTCTTCATTCAACGCGAGAAGCGCGCGGAGCGGCCCCTCGTATCCCTCGAGCTGTTCCGGCGTCCCGCGTTCTCGCTTTCGTCGGCGACCTCGGCGTGCTCGTATACGGCTCAAGGTCTCGCAGTCGTATCGCTGCCCTTCTTCTTTCAGGCCGTTTTAGGCCGTACACCGTTTGAAGCCGGCTTGCTTCTCACACCATGGCCGCTGGCAATCGCCGTCGTCGCGCCGTTCGCCGGAAGACTTGCCGACCGCTATCCGGCTTGGGTTCTTGCAACGTCCGGACTCGGAATAATGGCGCTCGGGCTCGCGTTGCTCGCAATCATGCCTGCAAATCCAAGCGCCGCCGACATCGTCTGGCGTGAAATCGTCGCGGGTATAGGTTTCGGGTTCTTTCAATCGCCGAACAATCGCGAGCTGCTTTCCAGCGTGCCACGCGAGCGCGCCGGCACCGCAGGCGGCATGGTCGCGACTGCGCGTCTGTTTGGGCAGTCGCTCGGCGCCGCGCTGGTCGCCGTCGTGTTCGGAATGCTTGGCGCGCGCGAAGTGTTCGTTTCCGGAGCACCGCACGCAGCAATCGCACACGCAGGACCGGTGACGCTATGGATTGCGGCGGCGATCGCAGCTGCCGGTGCGATCGTCAGCGTCCAGCGGGCCCATGCGACGGCAACCGGAACCTCAGCGAAGTTCGCGAAGTCATGA
- the lipA gene encoding lipoyl synthase: MVETLRKPPWLKVRLPSGEQYENVLGKVKRLDLHTVCQEARCPNLAECWGAGTATIMILGDTCTRGCHFCAVKTGNPRGEVDWLEPKRVAEAVAEMGWKYLVLTAVDRDDLADGGASIFANTVRMIRKIAPDAKVECLTGDFAGDLAALDIVLEAQPEVLAHNLETVRRLQKKVRDRRATYEQSLAILRHAKQSEKVRYTKTSLMLGLGENDNEIEQAMDDAREAGVDIFTLGQYLQPTKRHLLVEEFVTPEKFDRLRVLGQSKGFRQVVSSPLSRSSYHAEQAFS, from the coding sequence ATGGTGGAGACTTTACGCAAGCCGCCGTGGTTGAAAGTACGCTTGCCTTCGGGCGAGCAATACGAAAACGTCCTCGGCAAGGTCAAGCGTCTCGATTTGCACACCGTGTGCCAAGAAGCGCGTTGTCCGAACCTCGCAGAGTGCTGGGGCGCCGGGACTGCGACGATCATGATCCTCGGTGATACATGCACGCGCGGCTGTCACTTCTGCGCGGTAAAAACCGGAAATCCGCGCGGCGAAGTCGATTGGCTCGAGCCCAAGCGTGTCGCCGAAGCCGTCGCCGAGATGGGCTGGAAGTACTTAGTGCTGACCGCGGTCGATCGCGACGACCTCGCCGACGGTGGTGCGTCGATCTTCGCCAACACCGTGCGCATGATTCGCAAGATCGCGCCAGACGCGAAGGTTGAGTGCTTGACCGGCGATTTCGCGGGCGACCTTGCCGCGCTCGACATTGTACTCGAAGCGCAGCCCGAAGTGCTCGCCCACAATTTGGAAACCGTTCGCCGCCTGCAGAAAAAGGTTCGGGACCGCCGCGCAACCTACGAACAATCGCTAGCAATCTTGCGACACGCGAAACAAAGCGAAAAAGTTCGTTACACGAAAACATCGCTGATGCTCGGACTCGGAGAAAACGACAACGAGATTGAGCAGGCGATGGATGATGCACGCGAGGCCGGCGTCGACATCTTCACGCTCGGCCAGTATTTACAGCCGACGAAACGGCATCTACTCGTCGAAGAGTTCGTGACGCCGGAGAAATTCGATCGCTTGCGCGTCCTCGGCCAAAGCAAAGGTTTCCGTCAAGTCGTCTCGAGCCCGCTCTCGCGCAGCTCCTACCACGCAGAACAGGCGTTCAGCTGA
- the lipB gene encoding lipoyl(octanoyl) transferase LipB, whose translation MDPGRRRSDPRQSDSHPQSKTEDTCRGLTAIGTALLLDLGRRSYAETWELQRALHAEVAAGERDVWIAVEHAPVVTIGRQGKTNSLLVPRETLLARGVEVHEIERGGDVTYHGPGQVVIYPIMRLPRFREIVPLVRKLEEAAIGACARYGVTAERWSAHAGAWVGNNCICAIGLAVQKMTSLHGLALNASTVLDYDRMINPCGLIDRGITSLSHETGRLVSYDEAKTVLLEELSRVFDVTFVTGVIPSEANGVEGERETEDRRKAS comes from the coding sequence ATCGATCCTGGACGCCGCAGAAGCGATCCACGGCAAAGCGATTCACATCCTCAATCCAAAACCGAAGACACCTGTCGGGGTCTGACTGCCATCGGGACCGCTCTTCTTCTCGATCTCGGACGCCGGTCGTACGCAGAGACATGGGAGCTTCAGCGCGCACTGCACGCTGAAGTTGCCGCCGGCGAACGCGACGTTTGGATTGCGGTCGAGCACGCTCCCGTGGTTACGATCGGACGCCAGGGAAAGACGAACAGTTTGCTCGTTCCGCGCGAGACGCTGCTCGCCCGAGGTGTCGAAGTACACGAGATCGAGCGAGGCGGCGACGTAACGTATCATGGTCCGGGGCAAGTGGTGATCTATCCGATCATGCGGCTTCCGCGCTTCCGCGAGATCGTTCCGCTGGTGCGCAAGCTCGAAGAAGCCGCGATCGGCGCCTGTGCCCGCTACGGTGTTACCGCGGAGCGTTGGAGCGCGCACGCCGGCGCATGGGTCGGCAACAACTGCATCTGCGCGATCGGTCTCGCGGTTCAGAAGATGACGTCGCTGCACGGCCTTGCGCTGAACGCGTCGACCGTACTCGATTACGATCGCATGATCAATCCATGCGGCCTCATCGACCGCGGGATCACGTCCCTTAGCCACGAGACCGGCCGGCTCGTCTCCTACGACGAAGCGAAAACCGTCTTGCTCGAAGAGCTTTCCCGCGTGTTTGATGTTACTTTTGTCACCGGTGTCATCCCGAGCGAAGCGAACGGAGTCGAAGGAGAGCGAGAAACCGAAGACCGTCGGAAAGCCTCATAG
- the lpdA gene encoding dihydrolipoyl dehydrogenase, producing MADQTVDAIVIGAGPGGYHAAIRLAQLGKNVVCFDRDEVGGVCLNLGCIPTKALLHVSEVARQIEHANLIGLKVGKPTVDREGVEKFTQEVVKANVGGVNTLFKGNGVKFAYGEASFVSKNKVQLKKREGGTDTYTAQAIVIATGGAPVDIKAWPRDGETIINSDDAVKLKKIPKSILIVGGGVIGLEFSTVYQRLGAQVQVVEMLPQILTGTDLEIGKTLLRILKKQGIEIALNTSVKTIEKTGKGVKATLNGELTSGKDETREYEMVLVAVGRRPVTDGLNLEAAGLKTNDKGFIPVDARRKTAVDGIYAIGDITGGPLLAHKAMKEGVVAAEAISGDKSAAFDPVAIPNCVYTDPEVATVGLSEEEAKAAGHEIKVGKFPLVASGRARTMNDLDGGMIKLIGDAKTDQFLGMHIVAPQAESLIGEGIIALEMGSTIEDIGLSIHPHPTLTESILDAAEAIHGKAIHILNPKPKTPVGV from the coding sequence TTGGCTGACCAGACCGTCGACGCAATCGTCATCGGTGCCGGGCCCGGCGGCTATCACGCCGCGATTCGGCTCGCGCAGCTCGGAAAGAACGTCGTGTGCTTCGACCGTGACGAGGTCGGCGGCGTTTGTTTGAATTTGGGCTGCATTCCCACCAAAGCGCTGCTGCACGTCAGTGAGGTCGCGCGGCAAATCGAGCACGCGAACCTGATTGGACTCAAGGTCGGAAAACCGACTGTCGATCGCGAGGGCGTTGAAAAATTCACGCAAGAGGTCGTCAAGGCGAACGTCGGCGGCGTGAACACGCTCTTCAAAGGCAACGGCGTGAAATTTGCGTACGGCGAAGCGTCATTCGTCTCCAAGAATAAAGTGCAGCTCAAGAAGCGCGAAGGCGGCACGGATACCTACACCGCGCAGGCGATCGTCATCGCGACCGGCGGCGCACCGGTCGACATCAAAGCTTGGCCGCGCGACGGCGAGACGATCATCAACTCCGACGACGCCGTAAAACTGAAGAAAATTCCGAAGTCGATCTTGATCGTCGGCGGCGGCGTCATCGGTCTCGAATTCTCAACCGTCTATCAGCGGCTCGGGGCGCAAGTGCAAGTCGTCGAAATGCTGCCGCAGATTCTGACCGGCACCGATCTCGAGATCGGCAAGACGCTGCTGCGCATTCTGAAGAAGCAAGGGATAGAGATCGCGCTCAACACGTCGGTCAAGACGATCGAGAAGACCGGCAAAGGCGTGAAAGCCACGCTGAACGGCGAGCTTACCAGCGGAAAAGACGAGACGCGCGAGTACGAGATGGTTTTGGTTGCGGTCGGACGGCGGCCGGTGACCGACGGACTGAATCTCGAAGCGGCGGGCCTCAAGACGAACGACAAGGGTTTCATCCCGGTCGATGCGCGCCGTAAGACGGCGGTCGACGGCATCTACGCGATTGGCGACATCACCGGTGGTCCGCTTCTCGCCCACAAAGCAATGAAAGAAGGCGTCGTCGCAGCCGAAGCGATCTCGGGCGACAAGTCGGCCGCGTTCGATCCGGTTGCAATTCCGAATTGCGTTTACACGGATCCGGAAGTCGCGACGGTCGGACTTTCCGAGGAAGAGGCCAAGGCGGCCGGACACGAGATCAAAGTCGGAAAGTTCCCGCTCGTCGCGAGCGGACGTGCACGCACGATGAACGATCTCGACGGCGGCATGATCAAGCTGATCGGCGACGCGAAAACCGATCAATTCCTCGGTATGCACATTGTCGCACCGCAAGCCGAATCGCTGATCGGTGAAGGCATCATAGCGCTTGAAATGGGCTCGACCATCGAAGATATCGGGCTTTCAATCCATCCGCACCCGACGCTGACCGAATCGATCCTGGACGCCGCAGAAGCGATCCACGGCAAAGCGATTCACATCCTCAATCCAAAACCGAAGACACCTGTCGGGGTCTGA
- a CDS encoding PLP-dependent aminotransferase family protein, whose translation MRTIGWGEIAAKLDRDSIVPIYRQIYEHLREQILAGVLPESTRLPPERTLAQLLGVNRSTIVHSYRDLAADGLIEQRVGSGSRVASPLPVAPADRHASVPWWVTLPSWRVGEFPAILGELAASPEALSDGHRRIAFVQGVPPATPSPLPDLSASFARVGGNVDFVLSYGNSEGYIPLRAAIARRMQKRGCALQERDVLILTGSTQGITLVAQSLAEPGDEIIVEAPTYPGALQIFQIAGLRAIPVAVDDEGMRVDHVEAILRTRRPRFIYTMPSMHNPTGATMNEDRRERLVTLAQRAGVPIVEDDPYGELATVAREPLVAKNAEYVVYISSFSKTIAPSLRLGWLTAPRTIFERLLLRKQSIDMASSMYMQAGVHDYLEGPYDQHLLALRDELALRRRIADDAVSQFWPRTVRVWPAHGGFYLWATTPREIRTRSLLDDSERHGASFLFGEAFFPGAGGDHSLRLALTPVSRDEIAEGIKRIGAALA comes from the coding sequence GTGCGAACGATTGGATGGGGTGAGATCGCGGCCAAACTCGACCGCGATAGTATTGTTCCGATCTACCGTCAGATTTACGAGCACCTGCGCGAGCAAATTTTGGCTGGCGTCCTTCCCGAGTCGACCCGGCTGCCGCCGGAGCGGACGCTGGCCCAGCTGCTGGGCGTCAACCGCTCGACAATCGTCCATTCGTACCGCGACCTCGCCGCCGACGGTCTCATCGAGCAGCGGGTGGGTTCCGGCTCGCGCGTCGCATCGCCGCTTCCCGTTGCCCCCGCCGATCGGCACGCGTCGGTCCCTTGGTGGGTGACGCTGCCCTCGTGGCGGGTCGGCGAGTTTCCGGCCATCCTCGGGGAACTGGCCGCGTCGCCGGAAGCGCTCTCGGACGGGCATCGCCGGATTGCGTTCGTACAGGGCGTCCCCCCGGCGACACCCTCGCCGCTCCCCGATCTTTCTGCGTCGTTCGCGCGGGTCGGCGGCAACGTCGACTTCGTGCTCTCGTACGGGAACAGTGAAGGCTACATTCCGCTGCGTGCCGCGATCGCGCGCCGGATGCAAAAGCGTGGATGCGCGCTCCAAGAGCGCGACGTCTTGATTCTCACGGGATCGACGCAAGGGATCACCCTCGTCGCGCAAAGCCTCGCCGAACCCGGTGATGAGATTATCGTCGAAGCACCGACCTATCCCGGCGCGCTGCAGATTTTTCAGATCGCAGGCTTGCGCGCGATTCCGGTTGCCGTCGACGACGAAGGCATGCGCGTCGATCACGTCGAGGCGATCTTGCGCACGCGCCGTCCACGCTTCATTTACACGATGCCGTCGATGCACAATCCGACCGGCGCGACGATGAATGAAGATCGCCGCGAGCGGCTCGTCACGCTGGCACAGCGCGCCGGTGTACCGATCGTCGAAGACGATCCGTATGGCGAGCTTGCGACGGTCGCGCGTGAACCGCTCGTCGCAAAGAATGCGGAGTACGTCGTCTACATCAGCTCGTTTTCGAAAACGATCGCACCCTCGCTGCGCTTGGGCTGGCTGACGGCGCCGCGCACGATCTTCGAGCGGCTGCTGCTGCGCAAGCAATCCATCGACATGGCATCGAGCATGTACATGCAAGCCGGCGTGCACGATTACTTGGAGGGTCCGTACGATCAGCATTTGCTCGCACTGCGCGATGAGCTGGCGCTGCGGCGACGCATTGCAGACGACGCCGTTTCGCAGTTCTGGCCGCGGACGGTTCGCGTTTGGCCGGCGCATGGAGGATTCTATTTGTGGGCGACCACGCCGCGCGAGATCCGGACGCGCTCGCTGCTGGACGATTCGGAGCGGCACGGCGCGTCGTTCTTGTTCGGCGAAGCGTTTTTTCCCGGTGCCGGCGGGGACCACAGTCTGCGTCTCGCACTGACGCCCGTGTCGCGCGACGAAATCGCAGAAGGGATCAAGCGCATCGGTGCAGCGCTCGCCTAA